In the Streptomyces sp. cg36 genome, one interval contains:
- a CDS encoding glycoside hydrolase family 3 protein, which produces MTTIARSTDTLTRDALTVLQPGFVGTTAPDWLLRRIGEGLTSVGLFGRNIDSAPQLAALTAQLRAERDDVLVAIDEEGGDVTRLEVRTGSSFPGNLALGFVDDTELTRAVAHELGRRLAACGVDLNWAPSADVNSNPGNPVIGVRSFGADPYLVARHTAAYIDGMQSAGVAACTKHFPGHGDTAVDSHHAMPRIDVDLDTLHARELVPFRAAIAAGSKSVMSAHILLPALDPTCPATLSPRVLTGLLREELGYDGLIVTDAVEMQAIASTYGIERGSVLAIAAGADALCVGGGLADEDTVLRLRDALVAAVRAGELPESRLADAAARVRALASWTRRARGDAAEPGAEVQEGTAPGADVGLVAARRALKVTGDAAPLAAAPYVASFTPVANIAVGDETPWGVAAELGALLPGTETGTYGPDDDPAGVLAAAGPRRIVAVVRDEHRHPWMSAALHTLLSARPDTVVIEMGVPQAPPRGAVHIATHGAARVCGRAAAEALTKG; this is translated from the coding sequence ATGACGACGATCGCACGCAGCACCGACACGCTCACGCGTGACGCCCTGACCGTCCTGCAGCCCGGCTTCGTCGGCACCACCGCCCCCGACTGGCTGCTGCGCCGGATCGGGGAGGGCCTGACCTCGGTCGGCCTGTTCGGCCGCAACATCGACTCGGCCCCGCAACTGGCCGCCCTGACCGCCCAGTTGCGGGCCGAGCGGGACGACGTCCTGGTCGCCATCGACGAGGAGGGCGGCGACGTCACCCGCCTCGAAGTCCGTACCGGCTCGTCCTTCCCCGGCAACCTCGCGCTCGGCTTCGTCGACGACACCGAGCTGACCCGGGCGGTCGCGCACGAACTCGGCCGCCGCCTCGCGGCCTGCGGCGTCGACCTGAACTGGGCGCCGTCGGCGGACGTCAACTCCAACCCCGGCAACCCGGTCATCGGCGTACGGTCCTTCGGCGCCGACCCGTACCTGGTGGCGCGGCACACCGCCGCCTACATCGACGGCATGCAGTCCGCCGGCGTCGCCGCCTGCACCAAGCACTTCCCCGGCCACGGGGACACCGCCGTCGACTCGCACCACGCGATGCCCCGCATCGACGTGGACCTCGACACCCTGCACGCCCGTGAGCTGGTGCCCTTCCGCGCCGCGATCGCCGCGGGTTCCAAGTCGGTCATGAGTGCGCATATCCTGCTACCCGCGCTCGACCCGACCTGCCCGGCCACGCTGAGCCCCCGCGTCCTGACCGGACTCCTGCGGGAGGAACTCGGCTACGACGGGCTGATCGTCACCGACGCCGTGGAGATGCAGGCCATCGCCTCGACGTACGGGATCGAGCGGGGCTCGGTCCTCGCGATCGCGGCCGGAGCGGACGCCCTGTGCGTCGGCGGCGGCCTGGCGGACGAGGACACCGTGCTGCGGCTGCGCGACGCGCTGGTCGCGGCGGTACGGGCCGGTGAGCTGCCCGAATCGCGCCTCGCCGACGCGGCGGCGCGGGTGCGCGCACTCGCGTCCTGGACGCGGCGGGCCAGGGGGGACGCGGCGGAGCCGGGCGCGGAAGTGCAGGAGGGGACCGCGCCCGGCGCCGACGTCGGCCTGGTCGCGGCGCGGCGCGCGCTGAAGGTGACGGGGGACGCGGCGCCGCTGGCCGCCGCGCCCTATGTGGCCTCGTTCACCCCGGTCGCCAACATCGCCGTCGGGGACGAGACGCCGTGGGGGGTGGCGGCGGAGCTGGGCGCGCTGCTGCCGGGGACGGAGACGGGGACGTACGGGCCGGACGACGATCCGGCCGGGGTCCTCGCGGCGGCGGGCCCCCGCCGCATCGTCGCGGTCGTCCGCGACGAGCACCGCCATCCGTGGATGTCGGCGGCCCTGCACACCCTGCTGTCGGCGCGGCCCGACACGGTCGTGATCGAGATGGGCGTGCCGCAGGCGCCGCCGAGGGGGGCGGTCCACATCGCGACGCACGGCGCGGCGAGGGTGTGCGGCAGGGCGGCGGCGGAAGCCCTGACCAAGGGGTGA
- a CDS encoding carbohydrate ABC transporter permease, protein MAASNALARPRKKKSKLGWNLLGLLVFATAGFPVYWMLNTALKPSKDAIDPNPHFFPRTFTLDNFRRALDIGDFWGSIGRSLIVSVVVVLIGIAVGLLAALAISRFAFRGRKIVIIGILAVQMVPLVAMIIPVFLLLNDLGQYDKLSGLILTYLTFILPFTVWTLRGFIVNVPKELEEAAMVDGCSRTGAFIRVVFPLLAPGMVATSVYGFIQAWNEYLYALMLMSQNHQTATVWLSNFTTQHGTEFAPMMAGSTMMAVPIVALFLLVQRKMAAGLTAGAVKG, encoded by the coding sequence ATGGCTGCCTCCAACGCGCTCGCGCGCCCCCGCAAGAAGAAGTCCAAGCTCGGCTGGAACCTGCTCGGACTGCTGGTCTTCGCCACCGCGGGCTTCCCGGTCTACTGGATGCTCAACACGGCCCTCAAGCCGTCCAAGGACGCGATCGACCCGAACCCGCACTTCTTCCCGCGGACCTTCACCCTGGACAACTTCCGCCGGGCGCTGGACATCGGCGACTTCTGGGGCTCGATCGGCCGCTCGCTGATCGTCTCGGTCGTCGTCGTGCTGATCGGCATCGCTGTCGGCCTGCTGGCCGCGCTCGCCATCTCGCGGTTCGCCTTCCGGGGCCGCAAGATCGTGATCATCGGCATCCTGGCGGTCCAGATGGTCCCGCTGGTCGCGATGATCATCCCGGTCTTCCTGCTCCTCAACGACCTGGGCCAGTACGACAAGCTCTCGGGTCTGATCCTCACCTATCTGACCTTCATCCTCCCCTTCACGGTCTGGACGCTGCGCGGTTTCATCGTCAACGTGCCCAAGGAGCTGGAGGAGGCGGCGATGGTCGACGGCTGCAGCCGCACCGGCGCCTTCATCCGCGTGGTCTTCCCGCTGCTGGCCCCGGGCATGGTGGCGACCTCGGTCTACGGCTTCATCCAGGCGTGGAACGAGTACCTCTACGCCCTGATGCTGATGAGCCAGAACCACCAGACGGCCACCGTGTGGCTCTCCAACTTCACCACCCAGCACGGCACCGAGTTCGCCCCCATGATGGCCGGCTCCACCATGATGGCCGTCCCCATCGTGGCCCTCTTCCTCCTCGTCCAGCGCAAGATGGCCGCGGGTCTGACGGCCGGCGCAGTGAAGGGATAA
- a CDS encoding carbohydrate ABC transporter permease, producing MSAAETTTAKVPPARREPQPGTGPAEPGKPGRKRSRGQAAVPWALLAPCILVLALVLGYPLVRLVTLSFQKFGQPQLWGFKDPESVGFDNFTKVLSDNEFWTVVVRTVVFAFTAVVLTMVLGMLIALLLQRVSGWVKTLVNIALVASWGMPIVVAITIFKWMFDTDFGVLNWLLSQLPGVDMIGHNWFASGTQGLTVIMLLVVWGAVPFVVITLSAGLTQVPKELEEAARLDGAGSWGVFRHVTLPILKPIIVMLATLSVIWDMGVFPQVFVMRSNHPEPEFQLLTTYSYDKAFVVNDYSQGSAIALLTVLLLLGVIAVYMRQMLKIGEVE from the coding sequence ATGAGTGCCGCAGAGACAACCACCGCCAAGGTGCCGCCGGCGCGGCGCGAACCACAACCGGGCACGGGCCCCGCGGAGCCGGGCAAGCCGGGCAGAAAGCGCTCGCGGGGGCAGGCGGCGGTGCCGTGGGCACTGCTGGCCCCCTGCATCCTGGTGCTCGCCCTCGTCCTGGGCTATCCGCTGGTGCGCCTGGTCACCCTGTCCTTCCAGAAGTTCGGCCAGCCGCAGCTGTGGGGCTTCAAGGACCCGGAGTCGGTCGGCTTCGACAACTTCACCAAGGTCCTGAGCGACAACGAGTTCTGGACCGTCGTCGTCCGCACCGTGGTGTTCGCCTTCACCGCGGTCGTGCTGACCATGGTGCTCGGCATGCTGATAGCCCTGCTGCTCCAGCGGGTCTCCGGCTGGGTCAAGACCCTGGTCAACATCGCCCTGGTGGCGAGCTGGGGCATGCCCATCGTCGTCGCCATCACCATCTTCAAGTGGATGTTCGACACCGACTTCGGCGTACTGAACTGGCTGCTCAGCCAGTTGCCCGGGGTCGACATGATCGGCCACAACTGGTTCGCCAGCGGCACCCAGGGCCTCACCGTCATCATGCTGCTGGTCGTCTGGGGCGCGGTGCCGTTCGTCGTCATCACCCTGAGCGCGGGCCTCACCCAGGTCCCCAAGGAGCTCGAAGAGGCCGCGCGGCTCGACGGCGCCGGCTCCTGGGGCGTCTTCCGGCACGTCACGCTGCCGATCCTCAAGCCGATCATCGTGATGCTGGCGACCCTCTCGGTCATCTGGGACATGGGCGTCTTCCCGCAGGTCTTCGTGATGCGCAGCAACCACCCCGAGCCCGAGTTCCAGCTCCTCACCACGTACTCGTACGACAAGGCGTTCGTGGTCAACGACTACTCGCAGGGCTCCGCGATCGCGCTGCTCACCGTGCTCCTGCTGCTCGGTGTGATCGCCGTCTACATGCGCCAGATGCTGAAGATCGGAGAGGTGGAGTAA
- a CDS encoding extracellular solute-binding protein codes for MKRKLIAAIGVAGIMVGVAACGGSDDKKDDGKGGADAKQLTVWLTVDAQKNWPDLVKAADDAIIAKHPGLKINHEYYGWPDKNAKLDAVLATDKAPDVVEMGNTEMLAYSVKGAFAEIDPSKFDNSSAWLDGLKASVTYDGKTYGVPYYAGGRTATWRKDIAADAGVTAVPKTYAELTGDLDKIQAKKGDKFSAWYQPSRDWYAAMSYVYDAGGSIAKEDGGKFKANLSSPESLKGLTEYKNILDKYMHGDKTKDEADRPIVYGQGKSALIFSAAWEGGSAALPENDKVGKLADKLESFVMPGPSGKAMPVFLGGSDLAIPVKSKASALAGEWINAFTGTQGQKGLIAKQNLPNNKTDLAPLKSDPKTAVAATAAESSWFVPMAPGWGQVEKAKVLQDMLQAIGTGKKSVEQAAKDADTAIDKVINTK; via the coding sequence GTGAAGCGCAAGCTCATCGCGGCGATCGGCGTCGCGGGCATCATGGTCGGCGTCGCGGCGTGTGGCGGGTCGGACGACAAGAAGGACGACGGCAAGGGCGGCGCGGACGCCAAGCAGCTGACCGTCTGGCTCACCGTGGACGCGCAGAAGAACTGGCCGGACCTGGTCAAGGCCGCCGACGACGCGATCATCGCCAAGCACCCCGGCCTGAAGATCAACCACGAGTACTACGGCTGGCCGGACAAGAACGCCAAGCTCGACGCGGTGCTCGCCACCGACAAGGCCCCCGACGTGGTCGAGATGGGCAACACCGAGATGCTCGCCTACTCGGTCAAGGGCGCGTTCGCCGAGATCGACCCGTCGAAGTTCGACAACTCCTCCGCCTGGCTCGACGGTCTCAAGGCGTCGGTCACCTACGACGGCAAGACCTACGGCGTCCCCTACTACGCGGGTGGCCGCACGGCGACCTGGCGCAAGGACATCGCCGCCGACGCCGGCGTCACCGCCGTGCCGAAGACGTACGCCGAGCTCACCGGCGACCTGGACAAGATCCAGGCGAAGAAGGGCGACAAGTTCAGCGCCTGGTACCAGCCGAGCCGTGACTGGTACGCGGCCATGTCGTACGTGTACGACGCCGGCGGCTCCATCGCCAAGGAGGACGGCGGCAAGTTCAAGGCGAACCTGTCCTCGCCGGAGTCCCTCAAGGGCCTGACCGAGTACAAGAACATCCTCGACAAGTACATGCACGGCGACAAGACGAAGGACGAGGCCGACCGCCCGATCGTCTACGGCCAGGGCAAGTCCGCGCTGATCTTCAGCGCCGCCTGGGAGGGCGGCAGCGCCGCGCTCCCCGAGAACGACAAGGTCGGCAAGCTCGCCGACAAGCTCGAGTCCTTCGTGATGCCCGGCCCGTCCGGCAAGGCCATGCCCGTCTTCCTCGGCGGCTCGGACCTCGCCATCCCGGTCAAGTCCAAGGCGTCGGCGCTGGCCGGCGAGTGGATCAACGCCTTCACCGGCACCCAGGGCCAGAAGGGCCTGATCGCCAAGCAGAACCTGCCCAACAACAAGACGGACCTCGCGCCGCTGAAGTCGGACCCGAAGACCGCCGTCGCGGCCACCGCGGCCGAGTCCAGCTGGTTCGTGCCCATGGCGCCGGGCTGGGGCCAGGTCGAGAAGGCCAAGGTCCTCCAGGACATGCTCCAGGCCATCGGCACCGGCAAGAAGTCGGTCGAGCAGGCCGCCAAGGACGCGGACACCGCGATCGACAAGGTCATCAACACCAAGTGA
- a CDS encoding GntR family transcriptional regulator: MGTDGSGTETEAGAGARTARVPKYYRLKRHLLDMTETLPPGTPVPPERTLAAEFDTSRTTVRQALQELVVEGRLERIQGKGTFVAKPKVSQALQLTSYTEDMRAQGLEPTSQLLDIGYVTADDTLAGLLDIAAGGRVLRIERLRLASGEPMAIETTHLSAKRFPALRRSLVKYTSLYTALNEVYGVRLAEAEETIETSLATPREAGLLGTDVGLPMLMLSRHSLDGDGEPVEWVRSVYRGDRYKFVARLKRPTD; this comes from the coding sequence ATGGGCACCGACGGGAGCGGCACGGAGACGGAGGCGGGGGCCGGCGCCCGCACCGCACGCGTGCCCAAGTACTACCGCCTCAAGCGGCATCTGCTGGACATGACGGAGACCCTGCCGCCCGGCACCCCGGTGCCGCCCGAGCGCACCCTGGCCGCCGAGTTCGACACCTCCCGCACCACCGTGCGCCAGGCCCTCCAGGAGCTGGTGGTCGAGGGCCGCCTGGAGCGCATCCAGGGCAAGGGCACCTTCGTCGCCAAGCCCAAGGTCTCCCAGGCGCTCCAACTGACCTCCTACACCGAGGACATGCGCGCCCAGGGTCTGGAGCCCACCTCCCAGCTGCTGGACATCGGCTACGTCACCGCCGACGACACCCTGGCCGGGCTGCTCGACATCGCGGCCGGCGGCCGGGTGCTGCGCATCGAGCGGCTGCGGCTGGCGAGCGGCGAGCCGATGGCGATCGAGACGACCCATCTGTCGGCCAAGCGCTTCCCCGCGCTGCGCCGCTCGCTCGTCAAGTACACCTCTCTCTACACCGCCCTGAACGAGGTGTACGGGGTGCGGCTCGCCGAGGCCGAGGAGACCATCGAGACGTCCCTGGCCACCCCCCGCGAGGCCGGGCTGCTCGGCACGGACGTGGGCCTGCCGATGCTGATGCTCTCCCGCCACTCGCTGGACGGCGACGGCGAACCGGTGGAGTGGGTGCGCTCGGTCTACCGGGGCGACCGCTACAAGTTCGTGGCCCGGCTCAAGCGGCCGACGGACTGA